The sequence AATGAAACATCAGTCATGATGTAACTATGTGTTTAAAATATAGTTCTCACTGTTGTGGCGTTTACTAGATGATGATTATCAAAATTTATTCCACTTGACAATGGATTCAGATTGGTGGTAGTGAGGCCCTGAAATGTCAAGGAATGGCTATTATAGATTCTAACATGTGCAAGAACaattttgtttccttttcaGTTGTCTCTATCTTACACGGACTCATCCATTTGTCTTGATATACCATTGTCTAATGGGTATGACACGGTTACCGTGAAAATGTACTGAGAACTTGCCAAAAATCGAGCTTACCCATGCCATAATTTGTACTTGAGGGATGAGACTATGACTCCATGTAACATAGTTTATATCATTTTGTTTTCTGCACATGGATACTGCCACCTTTTACATATGTAGCATGTatttttgaattgattatttgGTACTCAAGTACTGATGAAATGTTGATGCTTCAGAGCGGAGGAACATTTGCCGAATACTCTAAGGCAAGCATTAATATACAAGGTACTGCTTTCCTAGtaccccccaccccccacccccaaaaaagggggggggggaaatAGAGTAGAGAAAacggaaaaagaagaaaagaatcaCGAGGTAGTTTTGTATATGATTTCTCTCTTATAAGCTCATGGGGAAAAATCTTTGTTACCTTGCTGCAGGCACTAGGTTTTCCAATGCCTCACTTTGCGCATGTTTCTTTAATTCTTGCCCCTGATAGAAGCAAGCTCTCTAAACGGCATGGTGCAACTTCAGTTGGTCAGGTAAATACAGACACACGATTGCATGCTTTCCTTGTGAAACAGTTTTAGGGGTATACTTGTCAGAGACATGAGTTATTCCTTTGCTTCAATGTTATCTACCCTTTCCTTTTGAGCTGGTGAAGTGAGAAATCTTAGTGTTTTCCTTTTGCTGACAGTTCAGGGACTTGGGCTATTTGCCTCAGGCAATGGTGAACTATCTAGCTCTCTTGGGATGGGGTGATGGTACAGAAAATGAGTTTTTCTCCCTTGAGCAGCTTGGTAAGTGAGTGCCTCTATGCTGATGTTGACATGTCTAATGCTAGCTTGCAGTCATTACTATTTATTCACATTCCAACACTGATAGCTTCTCATTTCATTTGCAGTTGAAAAGTTCACAATTGAACGTGTAAACAAAAGTGGTGCCATATTTGATTCGACCAAGTTAAGGTattgtatgtgtgtgtatatatatatcaatttctttttgatTGGTGAGAGAGTAGCTCCTATTGATATATGCACAGCCAAAAGATAATGCTGGAGGGTTACAACCAGAAACAATAACCATCACAGGTTGTGTAAATTGTAAATCACTAATCAAGTCAATCATGACACCAAAAACATTTACATCTACCATGCTACAGCAAAAACTAAGTAAAAAATACATATGCATTTAACTTGTATATCAGAACATTTTGTCTTCAAACGTCCTGATGTTTCCTTCATTCCATAAGCTCCACCAAACGGTGGAGATGCAGCAAGAAACCCAAAAACAATTCCAATTTACATATGATTGAAAGCTTTCTCATTTTCCAATTTGCAAAGAATCCCTGGAATACTTCGTCTCCTCCTCGATCAATACATTGTTATATTTTCTTCTGCTACATGGATAGGCTTGGTTACCAAGACattatgaaattgaattacATGTCTTGATTGTTGTTTAAAATATGGTTATGAACTTCAGGTGGATGAATGGTCAGCATTTGAGATCACTTCCATCTGAAGAGTTGAACCAAATCATTGGTGAAAGGTGGAAGGATGCAGACATCGTTACAGAATCACAAGGAGTTTTTGTACAGGTAGAAATTTTCCTCTCTCTTTCATTTCTCAACCACATTGTTACTACAAGATTTTTCTTAATCATCTTTGTGGAGATCTAACAATGAGATTTTGGAGGATTTTTCTTAATAATCTTTCCCGAATGGCTGTTGCATAGATGCTTGTCATTAAATAtcaattcaaaaaattgttGCTCAATGTACTTTGGAGTTATGGTTCTTATACCTGTTAAATTTTCTGTATATATAGGATGCTGTTCTACTCCTCAAAGATGGGATTGACTTGATACCAGATTCAGAGAAAGCACTTTCAAGTTTGCTATCTTATCCTTTATATGAAACTTTGACAAGGTGATCCAtgaaattatgttttaaaactaTACCTATGTGACGCTAAAAGATGAAAACATGGAGGTTTCAATTTGGTCCATTCATTAAGGCGGTAATGAGAATATTTGTTGATTAATGAGTTcaattttgttataaataaaGGTAACTAATTATATCCCATTTACTCCATTACCAAGTGAACACAAAAGACGAGTTCCACAAAAAACATTGGTTCTTTGTAAAGGCAACCAATTATCTATGGAAAAGGGTCGTATTTGCCCCTCTACTATCAAAAAATAAGCTATATTTACCCTCCGTTATACCTTTTCAACAAATATCCTCCTATAGTCATAATATAGAGCTATGTTTCTCACCCGTGAAAACTTCACTTTCAGCTTTAAAAAGCCATGTGTTATTCTCTTATTGAACCAAATAACCAGCCTCACTTTTGCCCGCACCCAAATCACTCTCATTTCTCTCTATCCGGAAGGTGTACTTGAGCCTGCAAAATCAATAGTTGGTCCAAAGCTCCCTAATCTTTCTTCTCCCCAATTCCATCATCTCATTCTTATGCAACAAAACCAAGTCTTATTAGTTATAATTTACTTAATAAGTACTAggtataatttaaaaaattgttccTATTTATTAAATGCTTTTTGAGAATTGAGTAGTACTAAAAAGAACTACTTTAATGTTTAGGGTGTGGTGATAACAATTGTCAACTTTAATCTTGAATTCCTAAAGCGACAATCATTTTGAGCTAAAATGATAgcagaaaatgatgaataaCTATATTTGTTGTGAGGCGGGTGATATATATGTTGaactttgtatttttttgtaaattaaataaaaaaggttacattaaaaagagagaaattaaatcTCATGTAATGTTCTGTTATATAATTACCATTTGGGCAGGATTTAAAATAGAATATAGTGGATTGCTTTACTTTTAATTCTGGATTTTGTCCAAAAAGCATGGTAGTTTTAACATTActagtttttttcaaaaagcaTGCCATTTTCCcagaaagaaaattaatttctggtaacaattttttccattttcaatGTTCTATTATAAATCAATTTACATTTTAGAGTGAGGGGTAAATATAGCCTGGTGTTTAATAGTGAACTCTATAAAAATGAGGctgatttttctttcaataagAGCATGCCATGTGACTGTCTAAAGCtgaaaatgaagttttaacGGGTGGGGTAAATATAGCTAGTTTGAACGGGTGAGGGGTAAATATAACTAGTTTTAACAGGCAGGGGTAAAGTTGTAGGGGTATATTCATTGAAAATGTAGAATATAGGGCAAATATAGCTTATTTTTAATAGTTAAGGGGCAATTATCCTTTTCTGAATTAACTATTCCAACTGGAGCATCATTTATGCTGCAGCTGTAATTATAATGTTCTCTAGCTGAAACAATATAGCGAGCATTGAATATTAACAGGAggtggaaagctaattcaacaCTTTGCTCTTGCATATCAGCAACTGTTATAAgccaaataattttattttagtggGAAAAAAATCTTGTATGCAAGCAATGCATAAAAAGCTAAAGAACCTACATTGAATATGCCTTTTCTagagttcattttttttatcaattaaaaaaaacagtTCTCTAGAGAAGATACAAATCTCCCATACAAACAGGGTCCTCATGGGTGCTTGAAAAATTAACGACGAACAATAGACCATTCCTTAAATGTGCATAATCTATCTCCTCAAAACCCTTTTTGTTCTTCTCTCCACAGGACCCACATGAAAGCAAAGGGGTAACATTCCGTGCATTATGCTGCCATGAGAATTATGGCATCATTTAATTTAACCCAAGCCAATTCAATACCACTCAAAATCTTGTTGATATACaccatttttctcttttgttttcattttttgtcaCCGTCCTTGCTGCCCATTAAAAATAGCACATTTCTGGGTACTTTGGGTAAGTGTAGAAAGTCCAACTCGTCCTTCAATATAAGCCTGTGATAGTATCACTTTACTGAGAACACTCCCTCTCTCTTCACTCTTTACCTCTATAAGTCCTTGCTAGCATGTGTTGTGTTCTATTAGAGTATATCAATCaaacttaaattcaacaatcttCCAGTCTTGTAAATTCTTTCCTGTCCCAGGAGGATAGCCTCGAATGCCATCTCTGCCTATTTGCCCCAGCCTTTTCATTTCCATAATGTACAACATAAGAGATAACAAGTTTCCTTGTTACAGATCCCTCAAGCTACCAAAAAATCTGCATGTGTTCGACTTACTAGGATCCAGTACTTGACCATGAGATGTAAACTTGATCCACTTCCTCAACTTATTCCAAATCCTATATTCGTTATGATAAAATGCAGCAACTTTTAATTCACATGGTTGTAACTTCCAGAGGGCCAATTTGCATAAGATTCCTCTCCCTTCTTTTCTTGTTGGGTCAGCAACTTTTTTTGCCACCAAAACCATGTCTAGAATCTCTCCTCCTTTCATGAACTCTTTCGGGGAGACGATGTCTTGTCTAACACCTTTGTAATTTATAAGGTCTTAGTCATTGATATTCACTAATCCCGCTGGAGGCAAAAGCACTAGGTGCCAGGTGGTATCTTCCCTCCACCTATGCTGATGGGAGGTAGAAGGTACCCCGtgaaattagtcgaggtgcgtGCAGCTGGCCCTGATACCACAATTATAAAAAAGTACTTAATATTCAATTACTCATTGCCTAATCAGCgaaatcacaataaaatatgtGTCAAAGGCTTGTCTCAAACTTCCTAATTTCTTAAAATGCAACTGTACTCCATCACCGCCCCTTGATCTGCTCCAGCATTGTTGAAAGAAAGTTAACATGAAATTGTCCAAACTAGGGGCCTTGTATACTACAAGTCTCCAAGGAAAAGAGATGCATGCCAAATAATTTTCAGACTCCTAGAAAGAGAAAGGGATGCACAAGAGAAAGAGTGGGTGTAGAGAAATGGTGGTTTTTGAAACTATTTGTTACATCATAAGCTAAAATCTTGAAGTATGATGTTAAGCACAGATTCTAATTTCCTCGAAGGATCATTAAGCCAAACAGTGTAAGAAGTGCAAGCAGTCGGGAAAATATTCCTCGTATAATATCTCCAAACAGTGTTAGGAGTGGAAGCTTAGATGTATTGCCAATTAGAAACACCCTGAAATGATGCTAAAAGAAGAAAGCTTATAGTATGTGTGACACTATTTATGGTATGCCATTTGCAGCACGGAAGGAAAACTGATCTTAGAAGATGGAGTCTCTGAAGTTGCTAAGAGCTTGTTAGCGGCCTATGATAGTGGTGAGCTCTGTGGTGCACTTGCAGAAGGCCAACCTGGATGGAGAAACTGGGTGAAGAAGTTCGGTAAATTGCTGAAGCGCAAGGTTCGATCTGAGTATTTTCTTTTTCgctgaaagtttttttttccagtaTTTATTGAGGTTGCTTTATGTACCAGGGAAAATCTCTCTTCATGCCCCTTCGGGTGTTGCTAACAGGAAAGCTTCATGGACCTGATATTGGGGCCACCACAGTATTACTCTATAAAGCTGGAACATCTGGTTCTGTAGCACCCCAAGCTGGGTTTGTTACATTTGATGAAAGATTTAAGATATTGAGAGAAGTTCAATGGGAGTCGTTCAGCTCAAATGTGCCTTTGTCTGCTGGTGTTGTAACGCATTGAGATTGTGGCGATATTCTGTTTTGATTATCCATTATATGACTTCTATCTCCACCATTCCCAGTAGAAACAAAGAGAAGCTGCGAGCACAAGGGGGGTTTTCTTGTGTTTGCATCTCGTCTGGAATCAAAGAGGGCTACCATCTCTAGCGGGATTCCTTTTCTGTATCTTCCCCCTCCCCCTCCACGGGGTGAGGCTGTGCTGATTGTGACACTACGTTTATTTTTCACCGAACAATGGTAGAATAGTTAAAAAGGGGATTGCAGCTCCAACCTGGGTTTCATTGCATAAACAATGGACTAACAAAGATATACCTAAACTattactttttagtttgagtTGTGTGTAATACAcccttttatttgaaaaaaaaatattgacttgtgtcaatagaaaaatatttcacttgataaaattaaataataaattattaacattagtTAAGAATTAAAGATTAATGTATtactattaataaaatttaaattatttttcatacccCCACTCCACTACCTCTTCCACGTAATCCGCCACCCCCaaaaaatgatattattttattttttcaaaataaattttttatccaGTCCCATTTAGCCGTCGCTCCAATTTTTATTTCCCCCCTTTTTCTCATTGTGTtagatatatacatacatatattttttagaatacaaaaattttaatagttcactgaatataacataaataaataaataaaattaaaaaaagtcttGTGGCAAcaaggaaatattttttattggtaTGTATATATCTGGGcccaaaaagagaaaaaaattagaagaggAGGGTTAAATGAGGTGGGtagaattatattattttaataaaataaaatctaaattagtatttcaattggggggtgggggtgggggtggagtgaagtaaaaaaaaaattaattcttttataacaaaaatttaaacaaaagaaaaaactttaaaatggCTGGGGTGGGAGGAAGTGAAGGAGTGgggtaaataaaatattttataaaagaaatattatttttttgaataataatttttagtttttaattttaattaatactaataatttatttaatttttgtcaagattaaatattttgtttatgtgGAGTGTgttgtgataattttttaaaataaaagagagtgtATTATACATATCATGATGAGAGTgatataaaagagaaatatatgtatcaaattaaaaaataataatttagatatgagattcaataatttatattatatatgaaactaaaaaatttgatatacttatatatgtgtttttgaAACTTATTTCTATTCGATGAGAGAGATAGATTAATGGAAAACCTGGGATTTGAgtattttactttgaaaaatagaaGTCATccacaaaagaaaatattaattaaaagattAGAAATGAATGtgggattttaaaaaaaagtagaagtTGTGATGCAGCaatattgtaaataaataaaataaataaataatggtGTTTTGGTTTCACAAAGTTATTGAGACATGAAATAATGATGGTGGCATTGTCGACGACTAGTTGCAGTCCTAATTCGTGGTTGAATTCCATATCCTGTCGCTGTAACAACGATAAAGCTCCATTCTGGCAGTCTGGCCCTCGATTTGGTCGTCATCAATCACGAATACGTTTTTCAAGTTGCTGGCGTTGGGCTCGACCGTCTCTTCCTCCCGGACACGGACGCTCCTCTGCTGAAAAGTGCGACGATAGTGATAGTGGTATCCAGATAAATGCACAAGGCAACACGGCAATAATCTCCGCTTGCTTTGTTGGCCTCTTCACCGGTATCAGTGTCGTGCTTTTCAACGCCGCGGTGCGTCATaggttttctatttcttttttttttcgtcTTATCCTCCgaatattcatataataactGACATCTCCTTT comes from Solanum pennellii chromosome 1, SPENNV200 and encodes:
- the LOC107026982 gene encoding glutamate--tRNA ligase, chloroplastic/mitochondrial isoform X1, which translates into the protein MATVVAAPWFRARLIPELKNRQSLLYCRNGPRRYPQSLCFRRRSFSIYASAGDEGAVRVRFAPSPTGNLHVGGARTALFNYLYARSKGGKFILRIEDTDLERSTRESEEAVLRDLSWLGLAWDEGPGIGGNYGPYRQSERNALYKEFAEKLLQSGHVYRCFCSNEELEKMKEMAKLKQLPPVYTGRWASATEQEVLEELAKGTPYTYRFRVPKEGSLKIDDLIRGEVSWNFDTLGDFVIMRSNGQPVYNFCVTVDDATMAISHVIRAEEHLPNTLRQALIYKALGFPMPHFAHVSLILAPDRSKLSKRHGATSVGQFRDLGYLPQAMVNYLALLGWGDGTENEFFSLEQLVEKFTIERVNKSGAIFDSTKLRWMNGQHLRSLPSEELNQIIGERWKDADIVTESQGVFVQDAVLLLKDGIDLIPDSEKALSSLLSYPLYETLTSTEGKLILEDGVSEVAKSLLAAYDSGELCGALAEGQPGWRNWVKKFGKLLKRKGKSLFMPLRVLLTGKLHGPDIGATTVLLYKAGTSGSVAPQAGFVTFDERFKILREVQWESFSSNVPLSAGVVTH
- the LOC107026982 gene encoding glutamate--tRNA ligase, chloroplastic/mitochondrial isoform X2, which produces MATVVAAPWFRARLIPELKNRQSLLYCRNGPRRYPQSLCFRRRSFSIYASAGDEGAVRVRFAPSPTGNLHVGGARTALFNYLYARSKGGKFILRIEDTDLERSTRESEEAVLRDLSWLGLAWDEGPGIGGNYGPYRQSERNALYKEFAEKLLQSGHVYRCFCSNEVSWNFDTLGDFVIMRSNGQPVYNFCVTVDDATMAISHVIRAEEHLPNTLRQALIYKALGFPMPHFAHVSLILAPDRSKLSKRHGATSVGQFRDLGYLPQAMVNYLALLGWGDGTENEFFSLEQLVEKFTIERVNKSGAIFDSTKLRWMNGQHLRSLPSEELNQIIGERWKDADIVTESQGVFVQDAVLLLKDGIDLIPDSEKALSSLLSYPLYETLTSTEGKLILEDGVSEVAKSLLAAYDSGELCGALAEGQPGWRNWVKKFGKLLKRKGKSLFMPLRVLLTGKLHGPDIGATTVLLYKAGTSGSVAPQAGFVTFDERFKILREVQWESFSSNVPLSAGVVTH